In Corylus avellana chromosome ca2, CavTom2PMs-1.0, the following proteins share a genomic window:
- the LOC132170695 gene encoding uncharacterized protein LOC132170695 isoform X3, which translates to MNKKGLSILMRIRMRPNSAAKLSLSPLTQNELNQTQMNSQVNQSASSNTEREFELVRASMNSAISMNKTEVLDAVLNDFSAGYFNLDHENRRRLLLVLAKEYDLNRTQVRELIKQYLGLEPPSGENAQSSGLEEEGLLSAFYRTERNLRHALNPVYEVLFERLNTHPGGLKFLSSLRADILSILAEENIASLRALDSYLKEKLSTWLSPAALELHQITWDDPASLLEKIVAYEAVHPISNLLDLKRRLGVGRRCFGYLHPAISGEPLIFIEVALLKNVAQTIQEVLWDDPPILECEATCALFYSISSTQPGLSGINLGKFLIKRVITLVKRDMPHITTFATLSPIPGFMQWLLSKLASQSNLAEAEDMSQSSANGSGSTFWENILEPEEEKAIMDSSAGIAAGKSGMEVMLNLLTSTNYEWTNSAELLLVLKPPLMRLCARFLLQEKKRGKALDSVANFHLQNGAMMERINWMADRSEKGLRQSGGIMVNYVYRLENIEEYAQSYFSKGHIHASADLRRYVKPLEEHEERTD; encoded by the exons ATGAACAAGAAAGGCTTGTCCATTTTGATGCGAATCAGAATGAGACCCAACAGCGCTGccaagctctctctctcccctctcaCT CAGAACGAGCTAAACCAAACGCAAATGAATTCTCAAGTAAACCAATCCGCTTCGAGCAACACTGAAAG GGAATTTGAGCTTGTGAGGGCGTCGATGAACTCGGCGATATCGATGAACAAAACGGAAGTTCTCGATGCGGTGCTCAATGATTTTTCGGCA GGTTATTTTAACCTTGATCATGAAAACCGCCGGAGATTACTTCTAGTACTGGCGAAAGAGTATGATCTTAATAGGACACAAGTCCGCGAATTGATAAAGCAGTATCTCGGACTTGAGCCACCTAGTG GCGAGAATGCTCAATCGAGTGGACTAGAGGAGGAAGGCTTGCTCTCGGCTTTCTATCGTACTGAGCGTAATTTGAGACACGCTCTCAATCCGGTGTATGAGGTTCTCTTTGAGCGACTCAACACGCATCCTGGAGGGTTGAAGTTTCTGTCCAGTCTTCGAGCCGATATTCTATCCATTCTCGC AGAGGAAAATATTGCATCTTTGCGGGCATTGGATTCCTATTTAAAGGAGAAACTTAGTACGTGGCTTAGTCCTGCTGCCTTGGAGCTTCATCAAATTACATGGGATGATCCTGCTTCTTTGCTGGAGAAAATTGTGGCTTATGAG GCTGTGCACCCAATCAGCAATCTTCTTGACCTTAAGAGAAGGCTGGGCGTTGGTCGTCGTTGTTTTGGATATCTACATCCGGCAATATCTG GTGAACCCCTTATTTTCATTGAAGTTGCACTTCTGAAGAACGTGGCTCAAACAATACAG GAAGTTTTGTGGGATGATCCTCCTATACTTGAATGTGAGGCAACATGTGCATTATTTTACTCTATATCATCAACTCAG CCTGGCTTATCAGGGATCAACCTAGGAAAGTTTCTGATTAAACGTGTGATAACATTGGTGAAAAGAGACATGCCACATATAACT ACATTTGCAACTCTCAGCCCCATCCCAGGATTCATGCAATGGCTCCTATCTAAGTTGGCATCTCAATCAAACCTTGCTGAAGCAGAAGACATGTCACAGTCATCAGCAAATGGATCTGGTTCCACTTTCTGGGAGAACATACTTGAACCAGAGGAGGAAAAAGCAATTATGGATTCATCTGC GGGTATTGCTGCTGGGAAAAGTGGTATGGAAGTGATGTTGAATTTGCTGACTTCAACAAACTATGAGTGGACCAATTCGGCTGAATTGCTTTTGGTATTAAAACCCCCTCTAATGCGACTGTGTGCCAG GTTCCTTctgcaagagaaaaaaagaggaaaagctTTAGATTCTGTTGCAAATTTTCACTTGCAAAATGGAGCG ATGATGGAAAGAATAAATTGGATGGCAGATCGATCAGAAAAAGGTCTTCGTCAAAGTGGAGGTATCATGGTTAACTATGTATATAG GCTGGAGAATATAGAAGAATATGCTCAATCATATTTCAGCAAAGGGCATATCCATGCATCAGCTGATCTCCGTCGGTATGTTAAG CCATTGGAGGAGCATGAAGAAAGAACAGATTAG
- the LOC132171920 gene encoding chitin elicitor receptor kinase 1 isoform X1 encodes MIFQQPKRNLYHPITLLAFHALLFFSLKAHAKCKNGCHHALASYYVWQGSNLTYIGDFFGQSIPAILNYNPNITSPDIIKTGTRINVPFSCDCLNDDFLGHTFSYITQFGDTYDRVAQYYFANLTTEDWVQKVNTYPPTRIPDYVPINVTVNCSCGDRHVSKDYGLFMTYPLRPGENLSYVAAESGVPAALLELYNPGSNFSAGTGLVYVPARDQNEKYPSLKAGISGGVIAGISVAVVAGASILAFCVYAGVYRRKKVVEESFFPAASEDQYVQQRHGAGSTPEKISEAALLVGSASPGLTGITVDKSVEFSYEELAKATNDFSLDNKIGQGGFGAVYYAELRGEKAAIKKMDTQASKEFLAELKVLTHVHHLNLVRLIGYCVEGSLFLVYEYIENGNLSQHLRRSEREPLPWSTRVQIALDSARGLEYIHEHTVPVYIHRDIKSANILIDKNFRGKVADFGLAKLTEYGSSSLQTRLAGTFGYMPPEYAQYGDVSLKVDVYAFGVVLYELISGKDAIVKTNDIVSESTGLVSLFEDVFSQPDPKEDLLKLVDPRLGNNCPFDSVNKMAHLAKACTQENPQLRPTMRSIVVALMTLSSSTEDWDVGAFYENQVLVHLMSGR; translated from the exons ATGATATTCCAACAGCCAAAGAGGAACCTTTACCACCCAATCACACTCCTAGCCTTCCATgctctcctcttcttctctctcaaagCTCACGCCAAGTGCAAAAATGGCTGCCACCATGCCTTAGCCTCATACTATGTGTGGCAAGGCTCAAACCTCACTTACATTGGCGACTTCTTTGGGCAAAGCATCCCAGCAATTCTCAATTACAATCCCAACATCACTAGCCCAGATATCATCAAAACTGGCACAAGAATCAATGTGCCCTTCTCCTGTGATTGCCTCAACGATGACTTCTTGGGGCACACCTTTTCTTACATAACCCAGTTTGGTGATACTTATGATAGGGTGGCTCAGTATTATTTTGCTAACCTCACCACCGAGGACTGGGTGCAGAAGGTGAACACTTACCCACCCACTCGGATACCGGACTATGTTCCTATTAATGTCACGGTTAACTGCTCGTGTGGCGACCGACATGTGTCGAAGGATTACGGGTTGTTCATGACGTACCCGCTCCGGCCCGGTGAGAATTTGTCCTACGTGGCAGCGGAGTCCGGTGTGCCGGCCGCGTTGCTAGAGTTGTACAACCCGGGGTCCAATTTTAGTGCTGGGACCGGGCTGGTCTATGTGCCGGCAAGAG ATCAAAACGAAAAATATCCATCGCTAAA AGCAGGCATTTCAGGTGGAGTCATTGCTGGCATATCAGTTGCAGTAGTTGCTGGAGCTTCAATTCTGGCATTTTGTGTATATGCTGGGGTTTATAGAAGGAAGAAGGTTGTGGAGGAATCATTTTTTCCTGCAGCGTCTGAAGACCAGTATGTTCAACAGAGACATG GTGCTGGAAGTACCCCAGAGAAAATTTCAGAAGCAGCCCTTCTTGTTGGCAGTGCTTCGCCAGGGCTTACAGGTATTACTGTGGACAAATCAGTTGAGTTCTCATATGAAGAGCTTGCAAAGGCCACTAATGACTTCAGCTTGGATAATAAGATTGGACAAGGTGGCTTTGGAGCCGTTTACTATGCTGAACTAAGAGGAGAG AAAGCTGCAATTAAGAAGATGGATACACAAGCATCAAAAGAATTTCTTGCTGAGCTGAAGGTTTTAACACATGTTCATCACTTGAACCTG GTTCGCTTAATAGGATATTGTGTTGAAGGCTCTCTATTCCTTGTGTATGAGTACATCGAGAATGGCAACTTAAGTCAACATCTGCGTCGCTCAGAGAGGGAACCATTGCCATGGTCAACTAGAGTTCAAATTGCACTAGATTCAGCTAGAGGACTTGAATATATCCATGAACATACTGTTCCAGTCTATATCCACCGTGATATTAAATCAGCAAATATATTAATAGACAAGAACTTCCGTGGAAAG GTTGCAGATTTTGGGCTAGCAAAACTGACTGAATATGGAAGTTCTTCGTTGCAAACCCGTCTTGCGGGTACATTTGGATACATGCCTCCAGA ATATGCTCAATATGGTGATGTTTCCCTCAAGGTAGATGTATATGCTTTTGGAGTTGTCCTCTATGAACTAATATCTGGTAAAGATGCCATTGTCAAGACAAATGATATCGTTTCCGAATCAACGGGACTTGTTTCCTTG TTTGAAGATGTTTTTAGCCAGCCTGATCCAAAAGAAGATCTTCTTAAACTTGTAGACCCCAGGCTTGGAAATAATTGCCCATTCGACTCGGTCAACAAG
- the LOC132171920 gene encoding lysM domain receptor-like kinase 3 isoform X3, whose product MIFQQPKRNLYHPITLLAFHALLFFSLKAHAKCKNGCHHALASYYVWQGSNLTYIGDFFGQSIPAILNYNPNITSPDIIKTGTRINVPFSCDCLNDDFLGHTFSYITQFGDTYDRVAQYYFANLTTEDWVQKVNTYPPTRIPDYVPINVTVNCSCGDRHVSKDYGLFMTYPLRPGENLSYVAAESGVPAALLELYNPGSNFSAGTGLVYVPARDQNEKYPSLKAGISGGVIAGISVAVVAGASILAFCVYAGVYRRKKVVEESFFPAASEDQYVQQRHGAGSTPEKISEAALLVGSASPGLTGITVDKSVEFSYEELAKATNDFSLDNKIGQGGFGAVYYAELRGEKAAIKKMDTQASKEFLAELKVLTHVHHLNLVRLIGYCVEGSLFLVYEYIENGNLSQHLRRSEREPLPWSTRVQIALDSARGLEYIHEHTVPVYIHRDIKSANILIDKNFRGKVADFGLAKLTEYGSSSLQTRLAGTFGYMPPEYAQYGDVSLKVDVYAFGVVLYELISV is encoded by the exons ATGATATTCCAACAGCCAAAGAGGAACCTTTACCACCCAATCACACTCCTAGCCTTCCATgctctcctcttcttctctctcaaagCTCACGCCAAGTGCAAAAATGGCTGCCACCATGCCTTAGCCTCATACTATGTGTGGCAAGGCTCAAACCTCACTTACATTGGCGACTTCTTTGGGCAAAGCATCCCAGCAATTCTCAATTACAATCCCAACATCACTAGCCCAGATATCATCAAAACTGGCACAAGAATCAATGTGCCCTTCTCCTGTGATTGCCTCAACGATGACTTCTTGGGGCACACCTTTTCTTACATAACCCAGTTTGGTGATACTTATGATAGGGTGGCTCAGTATTATTTTGCTAACCTCACCACCGAGGACTGGGTGCAGAAGGTGAACACTTACCCACCCACTCGGATACCGGACTATGTTCCTATTAATGTCACGGTTAACTGCTCGTGTGGCGACCGACATGTGTCGAAGGATTACGGGTTGTTCATGACGTACCCGCTCCGGCCCGGTGAGAATTTGTCCTACGTGGCAGCGGAGTCCGGTGTGCCGGCCGCGTTGCTAGAGTTGTACAACCCGGGGTCCAATTTTAGTGCTGGGACCGGGCTGGTCTATGTGCCGGCAAGAG ATCAAAACGAAAAATATCCATCGCTAAA AGCAGGCATTTCAGGTGGAGTCATTGCTGGCATATCAGTTGCAGTAGTTGCTGGAGCTTCAATTCTGGCATTTTGTGTATATGCTGGGGTTTATAGAAGGAAGAAGGTTGTGGAGGAATCATTTTTTCCTGCAGCGTCTGAAGACCAGTATGTTCAACAGAGACATG GTGCTGGAAGTACCCCAGAGAAAATTTCAGAAGCAGCCCTTCTTGTTGGCAGTGCTTCGCCAGGGCTTACAGGTATTACTGTGGACAAATCAGTTGAGTTCTCATATGAAGAGCTTGCAAAGGCCACTAATGACTTCAGCTTGGATAATAAGATTGGACAAGGTGGCTTTGGAGCCGTTTACTATGCTGAACTAAGAGGAGAG AAAGCTGCAATTAAGAAGATGGATACACAAGCATCAAAAGAATTTCTTGCTGAGCTGAAGGTTTTAACACATGTTCATCACTTGAACCTG GTTCGCTTAATAGGATATTGTGTTGAAGGCTCTCTATTCCTTGTGTATGAGTACATCGAGAATGGCAACTTAAGTCAACATCTGCGTCGCTCAGAGAGGGAACCATTGCCATGGTCAACTAGAGTTCAAATTGCACTAGATTCAGCTAGAGGACTTGAATATATCCATGAACATACTGTTCCAGTCTATATCCACCGTGATATTAAATCAGCAAATATATTAATAGACAAGAACTTCCGTGGAAAG GTTGCAGATTTTGGGCTAGCAAAACTGACTGAATATGGAAGTTCTTCGTTGCAAACCCGTCTTGCGGGTACATTTGGATACATGCCTCCAGA ATATGCTCAATATGGTGATGTTTCCCTCAAGGTAGATGTATATGCTTTTGGAGTTGTCCTCTATGAACTAATATCTG TTTGA
- the LOC132171920 gene encoding chitin elicitor receptor kinase 1 isoform X2: MIFQQPKRNLYHPITLLAFHALLFFSLKAHAKCKNGCHHALASYYVWQGSNLTYIGDFFGQSIPAILNYNPNITSPDIIKTGTRINVPFSCDCLNDDFLGHTFSYITQFGDTYDRVAQYYFANLTTEDWVQKVNTYPPTRIPDYVPINVTVNCSCGDRHVSKDYGLFMTYPLRPGENLSYVAAESGVPAALLELYNPGSNFSAGTGLVYVPARDQNEKYPSLKAGISGGVIAGISVAVVAGASILAFCVYAGVYRRKKVVEESFFPAASEDQYVQQRHGAGSTPEKISEAALLVGSASPGLTGITVDKSVEFSYEELAKATNDFSLDNKIGQGGFGAVYYAELRGEKAAIKKMDTQASKEFLAELKVLTHVHHLNLVRLIGYCVEGSLFLVYEYIENGNLSQHLRRSEREPLPWSTRVQIALDSARGLEYIHEHTVPVYIHRDIKSANILIDKNFRGKVADFGLAKLTEYGSSSLQTRLAGTFGYMPPEYAQYGDVSLKFEDVFSQPDPKEDLLKLVDPRLGNNCPFDSVNKMAHLAKACTQENPQLRPTMRSIVVALMTLSSSTEDWDVGAFYENQVLVHLMSGR, encoded by the exons ATGATATTCCAACAGCCAAAGAGGAACCTTTACCACCCAATCACACTCCTAGCCTTCCATgctctcctcttcttctctctcaaagCTCACGCCAAGTGCAAAAATGGCTGCCACCATGCCTTAGCCTCATACTATGTGTGGCAAGGCTCAAACCTCACTTACATTGGCGACTTCTTTGGGCAAAGCATCCCAGCAATTCTCAATTACAATCCCAACATCACTAGCCCAGATATCATCAAAACTGGCACAAGAATCAATGTGCCCTTCTCCTGTGATTGCCTCAACGATGACTTCTTGGGGCACACCTTTTCTTACATAACCCAGTTTGGTGATACTTATGATAGGGTGGCTCAGTATTATTTTGCTAACCTCACCACCGAGGACTGGGTGCAGAAGGTGAACACTTACCCACCCACTCGGATACCGGACTATGTTCCTATTAATGTCACGGTTAACTGCTCGTGTGGCGACCGACATGTGTCGAAGGATTACGGGTTGTTCATGACGTACCCGCTCCGGCCCGGTGAGAATTTGTCCTACGTGGCAGCGGAGTCCGGTGTGCCGGCCGCGTTGCTAGAGTTGTACAACCCGGGGTCCAATTTTAGTGCTGGGACCGGGCTGGTCTATGTGCCGGCAAGAG ATCAAAACGAAAAATATCCATCGCTAAA AGCAGGCATTTCAGGTGGAGTCATTGCTGGCATATCAGTTGCAGTAGTTGCTGGAGCTTCAATTCTGGCATTTTGTGTATATGCTGGGGTTTATAGAAGGAAGAAGGTTGTGGAGGAATCATTTTTTCCTGCAGCGTCTGAAGACCAGTATGTTCAACAGAGACATG GTGCTGGAAGTACCCCAGAGAAAATTTCAGAAGCAGCCCTTCTTGTTGGCAGTGCTTCGCCAGGGCTTACAGGTATTACTGTGGACAAATCAGTTGAGTTCTCATATGAAGAGCTTGCAAAGGCCACTAATGACTTCAGCTTGGATAATAAGATTGGACAAGGTGGCTTTGGAGCCGTTTACTATGCTGAACTAAGAGGAGAG AAAGCTGCAATTAAGAAGATGGATACACAAGCATCAAAAGAATTTCTTGCTGAGCTGAAGGTTTTAACACATGTTCATCACTTGAACCTG GTTCGCTTAATAGGATATTGTGTTGAAGGCTCTCTATTCCTTGTGTATGAGTACATCGAGAATGGCAACTTAAGTCAACATCTGCGTCGCTCAGAGAGGGAACCATTGCCATGGTCAACTAGAGTTCAAATTGCACTAGATTCAGCTAGAGGACTTGAATATATCCATGAACATACTGTTCCAGTCTATATCCACCGTGATATTAAATCAGCAAATATATTAATAGACAAGAACTTCCGTGGAAAG GTTGCAGATTTTGGGCTAGCAAAACTGACTGAATATGGAAGTTCTTCGTTGCAAACCCGTCTTGCGGGTACATTTGGATACATGCCTCCAGA ATATGCTCAATATGGTGATGTTTCCCTCAAG TTTGAAGATGTTTTTAGCCAGCCTGATCCAAAAGAAGATCTTCTTAAACTTGTAGACCCCAGGCTTGGAAATAATTGCCCATTCGACTCGGTCAACAAG
- the LOC132170696 gene encoding chaperonin-like RBCX protein 1, chloroplastic: MESSAVLTLSQLPYFSPQKSNRKRVSPSWPCKPRSSQPTRLHCQKMYVPGFGEASPEAKAANNLHNFFTYVAVRIVKAQLQSYNPEAYEELMEFLNRHSLNDGDKFCANLMRESSRHKALALRILEVRSAYCKTDFEWDNLKRVAVKMVNESNTRLMRDYVSETSPAESEK, from the exons ATGGAATCCTCCGCAGTTCTCACACTTTCTCAGCTCCCTTATTTTTCCCCGCAGAAATCAAACAGAAAGAGAGTTTCTCCTTCCTGGCCATGCAAGCCAAGGAGCTCTCAACCCACTCGCTTGCACTGCCAAAAGATGTATGTCCCTG GATTTGGAGAAGCATCACCAGAAGCCAAGGCAGCCAACAACCTCCACAATTTCTTCACTTACGTTGCTGTAAGGATTGTCAAAGCACAGCTTCAG AGCTATAACCCTGAGGCATATGAGGAATTGATGGAATTCTTGAATAGACACTCCTTGAATGATGGGGACAAGTTCTGTGCCAATTTGATGCGAGAATCTTCAAGGCATAAGGCTTTAG CTCTTCGTATCTTAGAG GTCCGATCTGCTTATTGCAAAACTGATTTTGAATGGGACAACTTGAAGCGAGTAGCTGTTAAG ATGGTCAATGAATCTAACACGAGACTCATGAGGGATTATGTCTCAGAAACCAGTCCTGCAGAGAGCGAGAAGTAA
- the LOC132170695 gene encoding uncharacterized protein LOC132170695 isoform X1, whose protein sequence is MNKKGLSILMRIRMRPNSAAKLSLSPLTQNELNQTQMNSQVNQSASSNTEREFELVRASMNSAISMNKTEVLDAVLNDFSAGYFNLDHENRRRLLLVLAKEYDLNRTQVRELIKQYLGLEPPSVSGENAQSSGLEEEGLLSAFYRTERNLRHALNPVYEVLFERLNTHPGGLKFLSSLRADILSILAEENIASLRALDSYLKEKLSTWLSPAALELHQITWDDPASLLEKIVAYEAVHPISNLLDLKRRLGVGRRCFGYLHPAISGEPLIFIEVALLKNVAQTIQEVLWDDPPILECEATCALFYSISSTQPGLSGINLGKFLIKRVITLVKRDMPHITTFATLSPIPGFMQWLLSKLASQSNLAEAEDMSQSSANGSGSTFWENILEPEEEKAIMDSSAGIAAGKSGMEVMLNLLTSTNYEWTNSAELLLVLKPPLMRLCARFLLQEKKRGKALDSVANFHLQNGAMMERINWMADRSEKGLRQSGGIMVNYVYRLENIEEYAQSYFSKGHIHASADLRRYVKPLEEHEERTD, encoded by the exons ATGAACAAGAAAGGCTTGTCCATTTTGATGCGAATCAGAATGAGACCCAACAGCGCTGccaagctctctctctcccctctcaCT CAGAACGAGCTAAACCAAACGCAAATGAATTCTCAAGTAAACCAATCCGCTTCGAGCAACACTGAAAG GGAATTTGAGCTTGTGAGGGCGTCGATGAACTCGGCGATATCGATGAACAAAACGGAAGTTCTCGATGCGGTGCTCAATGATTTTTCGGCA GGTTATTTTAACCTTGATCATGAAAACCGCCGGAGATTACTTCTAGTACTGGCGAAAGAGTATGATCTTAATAGGACACAAGTCCGCGAATTGATAAAGCAGTATCTCGGACTTGAGCCACCTAGTG TTTCAGGCGAGAATGCTCAATCGAGTGGACTAGAGGAGGAAGGCTTGCTCTCGGCTTTCTATCGTACTGAGCGTAATTTGAGACACGCTCTCAATCCGGTGTATGAGGTTCTCTTTGAGCGACTCAACACGCATCCTGGAGGGTTGAAGTTTCTGTCCAGTCTTCGAGCCGATATTCTATCCATTCTCGC AGAGGAAAATATTGCATCTTTGCGGGCATTGGATTCCTATTTAAAGGAGAAACTTAGTACGTGGCTTAGTCCTGCTGCCTTGGAGCTTCATCAAATTACATGGGATGATCCTGCTTCTTTGCTGGAGAAAATTGTGGCTTATGAG GCTGTGCACCCAATCAGCAATCTTCTTGACCTTAAGAGAAGGCTGGGCGTTGGTCGTCGTTGTTTTGGATATCTACATCCGGCAATATCTG GTGAACCCCTTATTTTCATTGAAGTTGCACTTCTGAAGAACGTGGCTCAAACAATACAG GAAGTTTTGTGGGATGATCCTCCTATACTTGAATGTGAGGCAACATGTGCATTATTTTACTCTATATCATCAACTCAG CCTGGCTTATCAGGGATCAACCTAGGAAAGTTTCTGATTAAACGTGTGATAACATTGGTGAAAAGAGACATGCCACATATAACT ACATTTGCAACTCTCAGCCCCATCCCAGGATTCATGCAATGGCTCCTATCTAAGTTGGCATCTCAATCAAACCTTGCTGAAGCAGAAGACATGTCACAGTCATCAGCAAATGGATCTGGTTCCACTTTCTGGGAGAACATACTTGAACCAGAGGAGGAAAAAGCAATTATGGATTCATCTGC GGGTATTGCTGCTGGGAAAAGTGGTATGGAAGTGATGTTGAATTTGCTGACTTCAACAAACTATGAGTGGACCAATTCGGCTGAATTGCTTTTGGTATTAAAACCCCCTCTAATGCGACTGTGTGCCAG GTTCCTTctgcaagagaaaaaaagaggaaaagctTTAGATTCTGTTGCAAATTTTCACTTGCAAAATGGAGCG ATGATGGAAAGAATAAATTGGATGGCAGATCGATCAGAAAAAGGTCTTCGTCAAAGTGGAGGTATCATGGTTAACTATGTATATAG GCTGGAGAATATAGAAGAATATGCTCAATCATATTTCAGCAAAGGGCATATCCATGCATCAGCTGATCTCCGTCGGTATGTTAAG CCATTGGAGGAGCATGAAGAAAGAACAGATTAG
- the LOC132170695 gene encoding uncharacterized protein LOC132170695 isoform X2, producing MNKKGLSILMRIRMRPNSAAKLSLSPLTNELNQTQMNSQVNQSASSNTEREFELVRASMNSAISMNKTEVLDAVLNDFSAGYFNLDHENRRRLLLVLAKEYDLNRTQVRELIKQYLGLEPPSVSGENAQSSGLEEEGLLSAFYRTERNLRHALNPVYEVLFERLNTHPGGLKFLSSLRADILSILAEENIASLRALDSYLKEKLSTWLSPAALELHQITWDDPASLLEKIVAYEAVHPISNLLDLKRRLGVGRRCFGYLHPAISGEPLIFIEVALLKNVAQTIQEVLWDDPPILECEATCALFYSISSTQPGLSGINLGKFLIKRVITLVKRDMPHITTFATLSPIPGFMQWLLSKLASQSNLAEAEDMSQSSANGSGSTFWENILEPEEEKAIMDSSAGIAAGKSGMEVMLNLLTSTNYEWTNSAELLLVLKPPLMRLCARFLLQEKKRGKALDSVANFHLQNGAMMERINWMADRSEKGLRQSGGIMVNYVYRLENIEEYAQSYFSKGHIHASADLRRYVKPLEEHEERTD from the exons ATGAACAAGAAAGGCTTGTCCATTTTGATGCGAATCAGAATGAGACCCAACAGCGCTGccaagctctctctctcccctctcaCT AACGAGCTAAACCAAACGCAAATGAATTCTCAAGTAAACCAATCCGCTTCGAGCAACACTGAAAG GGAATTTGAGCTTGTGAGGGCGTCGATGAACTCGGCGATATCGATGAACAAAACGGAAGTTCTCGATGCGGTGCTCAATGATTTTTCGGCA GGTTATTTTAACCTTGATCATGAAAACCGCCGGAGATTACTTCTAGTACTGGCGAAAGAGTATGATCTTAATAGGACACAAGTCCGCGAATTGATAAAGCAGTATCTCGGACTTGAGCCACCTAGTG TTTCAGGCGAGAATGCTCAATCGAGTGGACTAGAGGAGGAAGGCTTGCTCTCGGCTTTCTATCGTACTGAGCGTAATTTGAGACACGCTCTCAATCCGGTGTATGAGGTTCTCTTTGAGCGACTCAACACGCATCCTGGAGGGTTGAAGTTTCTGTCCAGTCTTCGAGCCGATATTCTATCCATTCTCGC AGAGGAAAATATTGCATCTTTGCGGGCATTGGATTCCTATTTAAAGGAGAAACTTAGTACGTGGCTTAGTCCTGCTGCCTTGGAGCTTCATCAAATTACATGGGATGATCCTGCTTCTTTGCTGGAGAAAATTGTGGCTTATGAG GCTGTGCACCCAATCAGCAATCTTCTTGACCTTAAGAGAAGGCTGGGCGTTGGTCGTCGTTGTTTTGGATATCTACATCCGGCAATATCTG GTGAACCCCTTATTTTCATTGAAGTTGCACTTCTGAAGAACGTGGCTCAAACAATACAG GAAGTTTTGTGGGATGATCCTCCTATACTTGAATGTGAGGCAACATGTGCATTATTTTACTCTATATCATCAACTCAG CCTGGCTTATCAGGGATCAACCTAGGAAAGTTTCTGATTAAACGTGTGATAACATTGGTGAAAAGAGACATGCCACATATAACT ACATTTGCAACTCTCAGCCCCATCCCAGGATTCATGCAATGGCTCCTATCTAAGTTGGCATCTCAATCAAACCTTGCTGAAGCAGAAGACATGTCACAGTCATCAGCAAATGGATCTGGTTCCACTTTCTGGGAGAACATACTTGAACCAGAGGAGGAAAAAGCAATTATGGATTCATCTGC GGGTATTGCTGCTGGGAAAAGTGGTATGGAAGTGATGTTGAATTTGCTGACTTCAACAAACTATGAGTGGACCAATTCGGCTGAATTGCTTTTGGTATTAAAACCCCCTCTAATGCGACTGTGTGCCAG GTTCCTTctgcaagagaaaaaaagaggaaaagctTTAGATTCTGTTGCAAATTTTCACTTGCAAAATGGAGCG ATGATGGAAAGAATAAATTGGATGGCAGATCGATCAGAAAAAGGTCTTCGTCAAAGTGGAGGTATCATGGTTAACTATGTATATAG GCTGGAGAATATAGAAGAATATGCTCAATCATATTTCAGCAAAGGGCATATCCATGCATCAGCTGATCTCCGTCGGTATGTTAAG CCATTGGAGGAGCATGAAGAAAGAACAGATTAG